A genomic stretch from Plasmodium reichenowi strain SY57 chromosome 2, whole genome shotgun sequence includes:
- a CDS encoding hypothetical protein (conserved Plasmodium protein, unknown function): MNEENIITRKINCLRSTYEEKKLRYNDDDMINKNYEDLLDKIEECVKLRNGYKICFVLKVSQIPLDIYVIDNINENDVRRMIKKKNSYNNNILKPFEQLILDHFNIIKILCNKNNINWDTLINTSCKFLSTFLQIYCDNLWLLPYLLTICSFLNNISTLADSYITSNKNDIYNEENEDINNKNKYTIEVLNSIRGKIGIVKGDIEKHGGFVILMFQSIKLCMKLNNMQITSSFLKIINSTDINYSYIPTSFIVLFKNQLGKLYLQKLEYEKAESEFIWAFSNSNKSKIEFRKIILESLITIRLNKGLYPPKKLLQKYKLSIYIDIIYSIKRGNIFLYNNVMNNFSNYFFRKGLNECIEQIHFIVKRNLIKIVVDWWNKMVQENNQQNKLYKVPIYLFHHIFKWAHITQHHSYLETICIITSLILFRYINAYISYDNNILVLSKNDPFPSLSHNQGPR; this comes from the coding sequence ATGAATGAAGAGAACATTATTACGAGGAAGATAAATTGTCTGAGAAGTActtatgaagaaaaaaaattaagatataatgatgatgatatgataaataagaattatGAAGACCTTCTAGATAAAATTGAAGAATGTGTAAAGTTAAGAAATggatataaaatatgttttgttttaaaaGTATCGCAAATACCTCTTGACATTTATGTTATTGacaatattaatgaaaatgatgTAAGAAGgatgataaaaaagaaaaatagttataataataatatattaaaaccATTTGAACAATTAATATTAGatcattttaatattataaaaatattatgtaataaaaataatattaattgggatacattaataaatacaaGTTGTAAATTCTTATCTACTTTTCTTCAAATTTATTGTGATAATCTATGGTTATTACCATATTTATTAACGATTTGTtcctttttaaataatataagtaCATTAGCAGATTCATATATTACtagtaataaaaatgatatatataatgaagaaaacgaagatataaataataaaaataaatatactaTTGAAGTCCTAAATTCTATTAGAGGGAAAATAGGTATTGTTAAAGGAGATATAGAAAAACATGGTGGatttgttatattaatGTTTCAATCCATTAAATTATGTatgaaattaaataatatgcaAATCACATCAAgctttttaaaaattatcaaCTCTACGGATAttaattattcatatatacCAACATCTTTTATCGTTTTATTCAAAAACCAATTAGGgaaattatatttacaaaagTTAGAATATGAAAAAGCAGAAAGTGAATTCATTTGGGCATTTTCTAATTCAAATAAAAGCAAAATTGAATTTAGAAAAATCATTCTTGAATCACTAATAACCATAAGATTAAATAAAGGTTTATATCCACcgaaaaaattattacaaaaatataaacttTCAATCTATATAgatattatttattctaTAAAAAGAGGcaatattttcttatataataatgttatGAATAACTTTTCTAATTATTTCTTTCGTAAAGGTTTAAATGAATGTATAGAAcaaattcattttattgTTAAAAGAAATCTTATCAAAATTGTTGTGGATTGGTGGAATAAAATGGTTCAAGAAAATAATcaacaaaataaattatataaagtacctatttatttatttcatcatattttcAAATGGGCACATATAACACAAcatcattcatatttagaaacaatatgtattataacATCACTTATCTTATTTCGTTATATTAatgcatatatatcttatgataataatatattggTCTTGAGTAAAAATGACCCCTTCCCATCCCTTTCCCACAATCAAGGGCCTCGCTAG